The Streptomyces avermitilis MA-4680 = NBRC 14893 genome contains a region encoding:
- a CDS encoding IS5-like element ISSav6 family transposase gives MLVYPSGIDLSTSTLRYLSDLLRARRRERGTRWRRLTTDRQALLALAHLRCGHTYAQLAAGFGIGLATVYRYIVEAVEVLAALAPTLQQAMTFAANKAFVILDGTLLHIDRIAADRPYYSGKHKRHGMNVQVIADAFGRLLWASPALPGAVHDIKAARIHGIIEALTQAGIRTWADKGYQGAQGTIRVPYRGRWSTLPAGKRAVNSSHAKIRAVGEQANATLKSWRLLRKLRCSTTRITDIVKAVLALHLATAA, from the coding sequence ATGCTTGTCTACCCATCGGGGATCGATCTGTCCACCTCGACCCTGCGCTACCTGTCCGACCTGCTGAGAGCCCGGCGGCGTGAGCGCGGCACGCGCTGGCGCCGCCTGACCACGGACCGACAGGCTCTGCTCGCGCTGGCCCATCTGCGCTGCGGGCACACGTACGCCCAGCTCGCGGCCGGCTTCGGGATCGGGCTGGCCACCGTCTACCGGTACATCGTCGAGGCGGTTGAGGTCCTGGCCGCCCTTGCCCCCACCCTCCAGCAGGCCATGACTTTCGCCGCCAACAAGGCATTCGTGATCCTGGACGGCACCCTGCTGCACATCGACCGCATTGCCGCCGACCGCCCCTACTACTCTGGCAAGCACAAGCGCCACGGTATGAACGTCCAGGTCATCGCCGACGCGTTCGGACGCCTGCTCTGGGCCTCACCTGCCCTGCCAGGTGCCGTCCACGACATCAAGGCCGCACGCATCCACGGCATCATCGAAGCGCTCACCCAAGCTGGCATCCGGACGTGGGCCGACAAGGGATATCAGGGAGCTCAGGGGACGATCCGGGTGCCTTACCGGGGCCGCTGGAGCACGCTCCCAGCCGGGAAGCGGGCGGTGAACTCCTCCCACGCCAAGATCCGAGCCGTCGGAGAGCAGGCCAACGCCACCCTGAAGAGCTGGCGGCTCCTGCGCAAACTCCGTTGCAGCACCACCCGCATCACCGACATCGTCAAGGCCGTCCTGGCCTTGCACCTCGCCACGGCAGCCTGA
- a CDS encoding DUF2283 domain-containing protein encodes MTDVRVTYDKTVNAAYVYLTEPQARVKSARMYPCDPVDVDGMINLDFDEQGRLIGIEVLAASSKLPEYLLQSAERLDTEGA; translated from the coding sequence ATGACAGACGTCAGAGTCACCTACGACAAGACCGTCAACGCAGCGTACGTATACCTCACCGAACCGCAGGCTCGCGTGAAGTCCGCGCGCATGTATCCCTGCGATCCAGTGGACGTCGACGGCATGATCAACCTCGACTTCGACGAGCAGGGCCGCCTCATCGGCATCGAGGTATTGGCGGCTAGTTCGAAACTGCCCGAGTACCTGCTCCAGTCCGCGGAGCGACTTGACACCGAAGGTGCATGA
- a CDS encoding SMI1/KNR4 family protein, translated as MTGVFDVAQALDGGITDMERAWAFVRGFAAAWDEPLTEDDGTPASELARAEATLGCSLPAVLREFYTLLGTRSGLLANQDPLLPPAEMFVHDECGGVLVFRSENQGCAFWGVRLRDLDQDDPPVLVQARHGWVPFLDRVSLACVELVLSEALFGGGGQLYNACELPADLLGAVPARFQRVALPDYPMWTGPEDFPVRWFSAPGQLLRQDGLGAHSWLHVRGRTRADLEAICETVPGRWALGYTESLDAEPLPF; from the coding sequence ATGACTGGCGTGTTCGACGTGGCCCAGGCTCTAGACGGCGGAATCACCGACATGGAGCGGGCGTGGGCATTCGTCCGCGGCTTCGCCGCTGCTTGGGACGAGCCGTTGACCGAGGACGACGGCACGCCTGCATCGGAACTGGCGCGGGCCGAGGCGACGCTCGGCTGCTCCCTGCCGGCCGTGCTGCGCGAGTTCTACACGCTCCTGGGTACGCGGTCCGGCCTGCTCGCCAACCAGGATCCGCTGCTGCCGCCCGCCGAGATGTTCGTGCATGACGAGTGCGGCGGTGTCCTTGTCTTCCGCAGCGAAAACCAGGGCTGCGCCTTCTGGGGCGTGCGCCTGCGCGACCTTGATCAGGACGATCCGCCGGTGCTCGTCCAGGCGCGGCACGGCTGGGTGCCGTTCTTGGACCGGGTGTCTCTGGCCTGCGTCGAGCTTGTACTGAGCGAGGCACTGTTCGGCGGTGGCGGTCAGCTGTACAACGCGTGCGAGCTGCCGGCGGACCTGCTTGGGGCGGTGCCCGCACGCTTCCAGCGGGTCGCGCTGCCCGACTATCCGATGTGGACGGGTCCGGAGGACTTTCCAGTGCGTTGGTTCTCCGCCCCGGGACAGTTGCTACGCCAGGACGGCTTGGGCGCCCACAGCTGGCTGCACGTTCGGGGCCGGACCCGGGCCGACCTGGAGGCGATCTGCGAGACCGTTCCCGGACGGTGGGCCCTGGGATACACCGAGTCACTGGACGCCGAGCCGCTGCCCTTCTGA
- a CDS encoding RICIN domain-containing protein gives MFRSVTRGARLLVAAAAAAATLGIAASPATATDDWLSPGDLQNEATLKCLDGSSRGIRLLKCNDSKYQRWQASPEDYSFRNVATLTCLDGSSRGLRLVKCNGSRYQAWVWRGDELHNAVLGTCLDGSSRGVRLVKCNDSKYQHWY, from the coding sequence ATGTTCCGCTCCGTCACCCGCGGCGCCCGGCTCCTCGTGGCGGCGGCCGCAGCCGCCGCCACGCTCGGCATCGCGGCAAGCCCGGCAACAGCGACCGACGACTGGCTGTCGCCGGGCGATCTGCAGAACGAGGCGACGCTCAAGTGTCTGGATGGCAGCTCGCGGGGCATCCGCCTGCTGAAGTGCAACGACAGCAAGTACCAGAGGTGGCAGGCCTCGCCCGAGGACTACTCCTTCCGGAACGTGGCCACCCTCACGTGCCTGGACGGCAGCTCCCGGGGGCTGCGCCTGGTGAAGTGCAACGGCAGCCGGTACCAGGCGTGGGTGTGGCGCGGAGATGAGCTGCACAACGCGGTGCTGGGTACCTGCCTGGATGGCAGCTCCCGGGGGGTTCGGCTGGTGAAGTGCAACGACAGCAAGTACCAGCACTGGTACTGA
- a CDS encoding DUF6247 family protein: MSAQPDHAPVTPYAPPGAPAELLAQLRADRRAAQWVPVFEREWAAALEESRRTFSLAGLYEVVQVWQARVVSAPAVDEFLASGRDETGVVDLEEIRSRRR, from the coding sequence ATGAGCGCGCAGCCCGACCACGCACCCGTCACGCCCTACGCCCCCCCCGGGGCTCCGGCCGAACTCCTCGCCCAGCTGCGCGCCGACCGGCGCGCCGCACAGTGGGTGCCGGTCTTCGAGCGGGAGTGGGCGGCGGCGCTGGAAGAGTCCCGCCGGACGTTCTCCCTCGCCGGGCTGTACGAGGTCGTCCAGGTCTGGCAGGCCCGCGTCGTCTCCGCCCCAGCGGTCGACGAGTTCCTCGCCTCCGGCCGTGACGAGACCGGGGTCGTGGACCTGGAGGAGATCCGGAGCAGGCGCCGGTGA
- the tcmP gene encoding three-Cys-motif partner protein TcmP has protein sequence MPDRCGVRGRESDPHTQVKHLVYRHYLQCWMGKILQKFPEATIVDAFAGPGIYTDGPPGSPIVVAKTFLEHTAYRNFGRLNLVCLEERPDRVEELQRQFAKLPRSPQLNISVPPGRRAKVC, from the coding sequence GTGCCCGATCGTTGTGGTGTCAGGGGGAGGGAGAGCGATCCGCACACGCAGGTCAAGCACCTCGTGTACCGGCACTACCTGCAGTGCTGGATGGGCAAGATCCTCCAGAAGTTCCCCGAGGCCACCATCGTGGACGCCTTCGCCGGCCCGGGCATCTACACCGACGGCCCGCCCGGCTCCCCCATCGTGGTCGCCAAGACCTTCCTCGAGCACACCGCATACCGGAACTTCGGCCGGCTCAACCTGGTCTGTCTCGAAGAGCGCCCCGACCGGGTGGAGGAGCTCCAGCGGCAATTCGCCAAACTGCCCCGCTCGCCGCAGCTGAACATCAGCGTCCCACCGGGCCGACGTGCCAAAGTGTGTTGA
- a CDS encoding NACHT domain-containing protein, with translation MVGARRLLSFSDALALLGSDPPAVAALDRALGGVLNIATGGVADGLVRIADARGSVLTLGRGAVRGIGRRLGLADGRAERTELLHAAHTVIVVLAWFQALEAQHLPVHLEDLELTRHEQLALAGAPHVAERGAAFARSLAASDAPSPAPHRPFEVVTDELQRWYEGLSTRFLDFVEGLRVWNTQTETSRGEARRIIRTELPREAVRQYESLYAQLAQEAPEFGFWTTQIEHRATRAEVRRSLGGISELLAGLARTVRPPVDVAAALARSSEAMLTRTVLDASSGPEGIRVPTLREMYLDPDFRVREVSGSNGPATESWWEEAQVRRDLTGYLAGTLTFAGPADAPLLVLGQPGAGKSVLTRVLAARLPSAGFLPVRVPLRDVHAEDDLQTQIEQAVRTATGERASWPELVRSAGTAVPVLLLDGFDELLQTTGVHHSDFLTRVARFQQREAEQGRPIRALVTSRIAVADRARYPEGLVALRLEPFRPEQIRSWLAVWNEANADSFAARGLRPLSWEAVERHLALAEQPLLLTMLALYDAADNALRRDSDGPFDQAELYEELLTAFARREIDKDGPAPAAPDDETRARGERELQRLSLVAFALHNRRRQWVSAAELDEDLTALLGRASAEASGFRTPLGAAEVALGRFFFVQRAQSVRDGRALATYEFLHATFGEYLVVRLALHVLTSLLTHRPSLSAAKSSVDDDLAYTLLSYAPLSSRQMLRFAGSMVRRIPAAERDQLARLLIGVLEQHGQRTHEPHPAYRPTRFPASPGLRTSARHGIYGANLVLVILLLKGRVSAGELFPSWNDHASAWHRHVLLWRASFDEEQWTDFAVSLSARRTWSDQGRELEIILQSGAVESPDPLDMNWLYRYPRGNDGPGWSRTYWEEVQHKLDVSGGTNDGVVRHVMDPVFTWLGPSVTTFLTSAGGPATSLAHDVLKLLLGGADLPPGEEDTVRARVLRGLDNVPREVRERIRRLVAEHPAPSSGTGSTSGF, from the coding sequence GTGGTGGGGGCACGTAGGCTGCTGTCGTTTTCGGACGCGTTGGCGCTGCTGGGTAGCGACCCGCCCGCCGTTGCCGCGCTGGACCGGGCGCTCGGTGGAGTGCTAAACATCGCGACGGGCGGAGTCGCTGACGGGCTCGTGCGGATCGCCGACGCCCGGGGCAGCGTGCTGACGCTCGGCCGTGGCGCCGTGCGGGGTATCGGGCGGCGCCTGGGCCTGGCGGACGGCCGTGCCGAGCGCACCGAGCTGCTGCACGCCGCCCACACCGTGATCGTCGTCCTCGCCTGGTTCCAGGCCCTGGAGGCACAGCATCTGCCCGTTCACCTCGAGGACTTGGAGCTGACCCGCCACGAACAGCTCGCCCTCGCGGGCGCGCCGCACGTGGCGGAGCGCGGCGCCGCGTTCGCCCGCTCGCTCGCCGCCTCCGACGCGCCGAGCCCCGCGCCCCACCGGCCCTTCGAGGTGGTCACGGACGAGCTGCAGCGCTGGTACGAGGGCCTGTCGACGAGGTTTCTAGACTTCGTCGAGGGACTCCGCGTCTGGAACACGCAGACGGAGACATCCCGGGGCGAGGCCCGGCGGATTATCCGTACCGAGCTGCCCCGCGAGGCAGTCCGGCAGTACGAGTCCCTGTATGCCCAGCTGGCCCAAGAGGCACCGGAGTTCGGGTTCTGGACGACCCAGATCGAGCACCGGGCGACCCGGGCCGAGGTGCGCCGCTCCCTCGGGGGGATCAGCGAGCTGCTTGCCGGCCTGGCCCGCACAGTCCGTCCCCCCGTGGACGTCGCGGCGGCTCTGGCCCGCTCGTCCGAGGCCATGCTGACCCGCACCGTCCTGGACGCCTCGTCCGGCCCGGAAGGCATCCGTGTACCGACGCTGCGGGAGATGTACCTCGACCCGGACTTCCGGGTCCGTGAGGTGTCCGGATCGAACGGGCCGGCTACCGAGTCCTGGTGGGAGGAGGCCCAAGTCCGCCGGGACCTCACTGGCTACCTCGCCGGAACGCTGACGTTCGCTGGGCCGGCCGATGCGCCCCTCCTCGTGCTCGGGCAGCCAGGCGCGGGAAAGTCTGTCCTGACGCGAGTCCTTGCCGCCCGACTGCCCTCTGCCGGCTTCCTGCCCGTGCGCGTGCCGCTGCGGGACGTACATGCCGAGGACGACCTCCAGACCCAAATCGAGCAGGCGGTGCGCACTGCGACCGGAGAGCGGGCGTCGTGGCCGGAGCTGGTCCGCTCGGCCGGCACTGCCGTTCCCGTCCTGCTCCTCGACGGGTTCGACGAATTGCTGCAGACCACCGGGGTCCACCACAGTGACTTCCTTACCCGCGTCGCCCGCTTCCAGCAACGCGAGGCGGAACAGGGCCGGCCCATCCGTGCCCTCGTCACCAGCCGCATCGCCGTCGCCGACCGGGCCCGCTACCCAGAGGGCCTCGTCGCCCTGCGCCTGGAGCCGTTCCGACCCGAGCAGATCCGCAGCTGGCTCGCAGTGTGGAACGAGGCCAATGCCGACAGCTTCGCAGCCCGCGGGCTGCGCCCGCTGAGCTGGGAGGCCGTCGAGCGACACTTAGCGCTCGCTGAGCAACCACTGCTGCTGACGATGCTGGCACTATACGACGCCGCCGACAACGCTCTGCGCCGCGACAGCGACGGCCCTTTTGACCAGGCCGAGCTGTACGAGGAACTGCTCACCGCCTTCGCCCGCCGCGAAATCGACAAGGACGGCCCCGCCCCTGCCGCACCGGACGACGAGACGCGGGCCCGCGGCGAACGAGAACTGCAACGGCTGTCCCTGGTCGCCTTCGCTCTGCACAACCGCCGCCGCCAGTGGGTGTCGGCCGCCGAACTCGACGAGGACCTGACGGCGCTCCTGGGCAGGGCATCCGCGGAGGCCTCCGGGTTTCGAACGCCGCTCGGTGCCGCCGAAGTGGCTCTCGGCCGCTTCTTCTTCGTGCAGCGTGCCCAGTCTGTGCGCGACGGGCGCGCACTGGCCACGTACGAGTTTCTGCACGCCACTTTCGGTGAGTACTTGGTCGTACGGCTCGCCCTGCACGTGCTCACCAGCCTTCTGACGCACCGCCCTTCCCTGTCCGCAGCTAAGAGCAGCGTCGACGACGACCTCGCCTACACCCTGCTCTCGTACGCGCCACTGTCCTCCCGCCAGATGCTGCGATTCGCCGGATCGATGGTGCGCCGGATCCCCGCTGCCGAGCGCGACCAGCTAGCACGTCTCCTCATCGGCGTACTCGAGCAGCACGGCCAACGCACGCACGAGCCCCATCCTGCCTACCGGCCCACCCGCTTTCCCGCTTCCCCGGGACTGCGGACTTCGGCCCGTCACGGCATCTACGGCGCCAACCTGGTCCTGGTGATCCTGCTCTTGAAGGGCCGTGTCAGCGCGGGCGAGCTGTTCCCGTCCTGGAACGACCATGCCAGTGCCTGGCACCGCCATGTTCTGCTGTGGCGGGCCTCGTTCGACGAGGAGCAGTGGACCGACTTCGCCGTGTCCCTCTCGGCCCGCCGCACCTGGTCCGATCAGGGCAGGGAACTGGAAATCATCCTGCAGTCCGGCGCAGTGGAATCGCCGGACCCGCTGGACATGAACTGGCTGTACCGCTACCCCCGGGGCAACGACGGCCCGGGCTGGTCGCGTACGTATTGGGAGGAAGTGCAGCACAAGTTGGACGTGTCCGGCGGCACGAACGACGGTGTCGTACGGCATGTCATGGACCCGGTCTTCACATGGCTCGGACCGTCCGTCACCACGTTCCTCACATCAGCAGGAGGTCCGGCCACTTCTCTGGCTCACGATGTGCTGAAGCTGTTGCTCGGCGGAGCAGACCTGCCGCCCGGCGAAGAGGACACCGTGCGCGCCCGGGTGCTGCGCGGCCTCGACAACGTTCCGCGCGAGGTGCGGGAGCGGATACGACGACTGGTCGCTGAGCACCCGGCGCCGTCCTCAGGGACCGGCTCGACCAGCGGCTTCTGA